GGGGGCCTGGTTGGTGGCTGTCCCCTGAGACGGCATCTGAAACACAGGGAGGAAGCCCTAAGCCAAAGTCCCTTATCCACATCCTAGTTCCCCTTGTGCCAAAGATGGCTCAGAAAGTTGACATGCTTGTGGGGGCAAACGACCGCCAGCGCTGAGCACCCCTGCTAGCGAGATTCCCACAGGCTGCCAGTCAGctcctgggccaagttcaaggtcccATATACCCCAagaccaggttacttgagagagGTAGGAAACCTATGAatgaaaatgttgcagtatgtgtgtgtttgtgtgtaatcaAAAGCATGGGAAGCAATCAAGAAGCATTCGCTGCTACTTGAGAAAACATTCAGCAACTGCAAAGACCTGGAGacacgttgttgtttttttacaataaatATCACATGATCACTGAGTCATTTCCAGGAAAGGAAACACCCAGTGGCTGAAAACTGAGAGAGCAAAACCTAACTCGGGGATTTGGCGCGAGGGAGCCATGGCTGCTTCTGGGGGTCACATCCAGCGTCTCCTTGATGAAGCCACATGCTCCATCTGCCTAGATTATTTCAAGGATCCAGTGACCATCGCAGAGTGTGGGCACAACTTCTGCCGATCCTGCCTGATCCAGTACTGGGGGGAATCGAAGGCAGAGGCTTCCTGCCCTCAATGCAGACGAAGAGTCCAGAGAAGGGGTCTCATCCCCAACCGGCAACTGGCTAACATGGTAGAAATAGCCCAGAATCTCAGCCttcaagaggggagagaagaaggaggggggaaagggagaatgtgcgaagagggaaagggagaaggagggaaagggagagtcTGCGAGAAACACCAGAAACACCGGGAGCCCCTGAAACTCTTTTGTGTGGTTTGTGACAGATCAAAGGAGCACAAACACCACGAGGTGATTCCTCTAGAGGAAGCTTTCGAGGAATACAAGGTAGGAGATCCCTGGATCTTGAGGGGGGCGGGGAATAGCTGTGGattcttcctgggaggttttatttttaattctcagGTCCAAAGTAGGCATGGCGTGATTTGGTGGTGCTTTATTATGTAAAAAGCAGCCAAGGGTTG
Above is a window of Zootoca vivipara chromosome 2, rZooViv1.1, whole genome shotgun sequence DNA encoding:
- the LOC132591375 gene encoding zinc finger protein RFP-like, whose protein sequence is MAASGGHIQRLLDEATCSICLDYFKDPVTIAECGHNFCRSCLIQYWGESKAEASCPQCRRRVQRRGLIPNRQLANMVEIAQNLSLQEGREEGGGKGRMCEEGKGEGGKGRVCEKHQKHREPLKLFCVVCDRSKEHKHHEVIPLEEAFEEYKKLTETERLKTVENFRQLHQFLEEQEKRMLNHMEEVEKEIARRRDEQLAKLSRKLSSLEKIIQEMEGKGQQPASELLQVRR